From Halobacillus sp. Marseille-Q1614, the proteins below share one genomic window:
- a CDS encoding universal stress protein, with product MPHEYKHIVVAVDGSETAEVAFKKAIDIANRNDAQLVLSHVVDTRAFSTVEAYDRSLAIRAEKYAKELLEEYQQKAEKAGVKNVKVDIEYGSPKVKIAKDVAPKHHADLIICGATGLNLMERFFIGSVSEHITRYAKCDVLVVREPLSKS from the coding sequence ATGCCACATGAATACAAGCATATTGTCGTAGCTGTTGATGGTTCCGAAACTGCAGAGGTAGCCTTTAAAAAAGCAATTGATATCGCTAATCGTAACGATGCCCAGCTTGTTTTATCCCACGTTGTAGATACAAGGGCTTTCTCCACAGTAGAGGCATACGATCGTTCATTAGCGATACGCGCAGAGAAATATGCAAAAGAGCTTCTTGAGGAGTATCAGCAAAAGGCAGAAAAAGCGGGTGTAAAAAATGTGAAAGTGGACATCGAATACGGTTCTCCAAAAGTGAAAATCGCAAAAGATGTAGCTCCCAAGCATCATGCGGACTTAATCATATGCGGGGCGACCGGCTTAAACTTAATGGAACGGTTCTTTATTGGAAGCGTTTCCGAACACATTACCAGATATGCCAAGTGTGACGTTCTGGTCGTTAGAGAGCCTCTTTCAAAATCCTAA
- a CDS encoding DUF4178 domain-containing protein: MGFFSRLFSKSKSNTTEVKERTPLNIQVGDIVTYDLMDYEVVGKITYRDGAYEWYSYQLLEGKNVKWLSAEMDDVLELGMYETIKLPVDSFPKQLDYEGVTYHKNEEGEAYVTGEGRSQNVNGRTARYAEYISEDEEKYLSLESWGSEIEASLGYDVEEYEIQILAGSK, from the coding sequence TTGGGATTCTTTTCAAGATTATTTTCTAAAAGTAAAAGCAATACCACGGAAGTAAAAGAAAGGACTCCGCTGAATATTCAAGTGGGGGATATCGTCACATACGATCTGATGGATTATGAAGTAGTGGGAAAGATTACCTATCGCGATGGTGCGTATGAATGGTATTCTTATCAGCTGCTTGAAGGAAAAAATGTAAAATGGCTTTCTGCAGAAATGGATGATGTATTGGAGCTTGGGATGTACGAAACGATTAAGCTGCCTGTGGATTCATTCCCTAAACAATTAGATTATGAGGGTGTGACTTATCATAAGAATGAGGAAGGTGAGGCTTATGTAACAGGTGAAGGCCGCAGTCAAAATGTTAACGGACGAACAGCCCGATATGCCGAATACATTTCAGAGGATGAAGAGAAGTACCTCTCTTTAGAGTCGTGGGGAAGTGAAATAGAGGCCAGTCTCGGGTATGATGTAGAAGAATACGAAATTCAAATTCTTGCAGGTTCTAAATAA
- a CDS encoding molybdenum cofactor biosynthesis protein B, which translates to MSVSEHKKQAPSTVRCMVITISDTRTEETDKSGRYIKESLLEEDHQISNYMIVKDEAEQIKQAVMTGIEKADIDAILLNGGTGMAKRDVTIETVTPLFEKDMPGFGEIFRMLSYTEDIGSAALLSRAAAGVAGDTMIFSMPGSSGAVRLALHKLILPELGHIIREIQKDL; encoded by the coding sequence TTGAGTGTAAGTGAGCATAAAAAACAGGCACCTTCTACGGTCAGGTGTATGGTGATCACAATAAGTGACACGAGAACAGAAGAAACCGATAAGAGCGGAAGGTATATTAAAGAAAGTCTATTGGAAGAAGACCATCAAATTAGTAATTACATGATTGTTAAAGATGAAGCAGAACAAATCAAGCAAGCAGTTATGACTGGAATTGAAAAAGCCGATATAGATGCCATTTTACTAAATGGAGGAACGGGAATGGCGAAGCGGGATGTTACGATTGAAACAGTTACTCCTCTCTTTGAAAAAGATATGCCGGGATTTGGAGAGATCTTCCGCATGCTCAGCTATACCGAGGATATTGGATCTGCCGCACTTCTCTCAAGAGCGGCAGCGGGAGTGGCAGGAGATACAATGATTTTTTCCATGCCGGGTTCATCTGGAGCCGTCCGCCTTGCTTTACATAAACTTATCTTACCAGAGTTAGGCCACATCATAAGAGAGATTCAAAAAGATCTGTAA
- a CDS encoding PspA/IM30 family protein — translation MFKFFNRVKTVVGAELNAMLDKAEDPVKMLEQFMRDMENDIRDAESAVAKQIANEKMMKRKYDDAQALADKRMQQAEKAIEAGNDDLARRALEDKKNQQDQADQFKASYERAQQDSNSLRQKLDEMKKEYQEMKLKKDSLKARAESAQTRTKMNRTMSNIGSDESRQGFDRMEEKVMQYEAEAETSEDLSKSNRSLDDEFAELDKNDSIDDELAALKRKMNKE, via the coding sequence ATGTTTAAATTTTTTAATCGAGTTAAAACGGTTGTCGGTGCTGAATTAAATGCTATGTTAGATAAAGCAGAAGATCCGGTGAAAATGCTGGAGCAGTTTATGCGTGATATGGAGAATGATATCCGCGATGCAGAGAGTGCTGTGGCTAAACAGATCGCCAATGAAAAAATGATGAAAAGAAAATACGATGATGCACAAGCGTTAGCAGATAAGCGCATGCAGCAAGCTGAAAAAGCAATTGAAGCAGGCAATGACGATCTTGCAAGACGCGCCTTAGAAGATAAAAAGAACCAGCAGGATCAAGCGGATCAATTTAAGGCTTCTTATGAAAGAGCCCAGCAGGATTCGAACAGTCTTCGCCAGAAATTAGATGAAATGAAGAAAGAATATCAAGAAATGAAATTGAAGAAAGACTCCTTAAAAGCAAGAGCAGAGTCAGCGCAAACACGTACTAAGATGAATCGTACAATGTCTAACATTGGAAGTGATGAATCGCGTCAAGGGTTTGATCGAATGGAAGAAAAAGTCATGCAGTATGAAGCAGAAGCCGAGACGAGTGAAGATCTCTCTAAATCCAATCGTTCTCTTGATGATGAATTCGCTGAATTAGATAAAAACGACAGCATTGATGATGAACTGGCTGCCCTAAAAAGAAAAATGAACAAAGAGTAA
- a CDS encoding acetate kinase, with the protein MSNILAINAGSSSLKFQLIEMPEEKVITKGLVERIGLNDSVFTIEFNGEKDETVTDIDDHEVAVKMLLEKLTAHGVIQSLDEIDGVGHRVVHGGERFSESVLITDEVVKEIEDVSDLAPLHNPANLTGIRAFREVLPNVPHVAIFDTAFHQSMPEQSYLYSLPYEYYKEYGIRKYGFHGTSHKYVSERAAEMLGRPLDQLRLLSCHLGNGASIAAIEGGKSIDTSMGFTPLAGVTMGTRSGNIDPALIPFIMEKTGKSAAEVMNVLNKESGMLALSGFSSDLRDIEQKAAEGDERAELALEVFAARIHKYIGSYASRMHGIDGIIFTAGVGENSTSIRERVLKGLEFMGVYWDPALNQVRGKEAFVNYPHSPVKVMIIPTNEEVMIARDTVEKGL; encoded by the coding sequence TTGAGTAATATATTAGCAATTAACGCAGGAAGTTCTTCTTTAAAATTTCAATTAATTGAAATGCCGGAAGAAAAGGTTATAACTAAAGGTTTAGTAGAACGTATCGGATTAAATGATTCCGTATTTACAATCGAATTTAATGGGGAGAAGGATGAGACAGTTACGGATATTGATGATCATGAAGTAGCTGTTAAAATGCTTCTTGAAAAGCTGACAGCACATGGTGTTATTCAGTCATTAGATGAAATTGACGGAGTCGGCCACCGGGTTGTACACGGGGGCGAGCGCTTTAGTGAATCTGTTTTAATTACAGATGAAGTGGTGAAAGAAATTGAGGATGTTTCTGATTTAGCACCATTGCACAACCCGGCGAACTTAACGGGGATCCGTGCTTTCCGCGAAGTGCTGCCTAACGTGCCGCACGTAGCTATTTTTGACACGGCTTTCCACCAGTCCATGCCGGAACAGTCTTATCTGTACAGCCTTCCTTATGAGTACTATAAGGAGTACGGAATTCGTAAGTACGGGTTCCACGGGACTTCTCACAAGTATGTATCTGAGCGTGCGGCAGAAATGCTCGGTCGTCCGCTTGATCAGCTTCGACTGCTTTCTTGTCACTTAGGTAATGGGGCAAGTATTGCTGCCATTGAAGGCGGTAAATCCATCGATACTTCCATGGGCTTCACACCACTAGCTGGTGTAACGATGGGAACACGTTCAGGGAATATCGACCCTGCCTTAATTCCTTTCATTATGGAAAAGACAGGCAAGTCAGCTGCAGAAGTTATGAACGTCTTAAATAAAGAAAGTGGAATGCTTGCATTGTCCGGTTTCTCAAGTGACCTTCGTGATATTGAGCAGAAGGCAGCTGAAGGAGACGAACGTGCAGAGCTTGCTCTTGAAGTATTCGCGGCAAGAATCCACAAATATATCGGATCTTATGCATCCCGTATGCATGGAATCGATGGTATTATTTTCACAGCAGGAGTTGGAGAAAACAGCACGTCCATCCGGGAAAGAGTTCTTAAAGGACTTGAATTCATGGGTGTATACTGGGATCCTGCTTTAAACCAGGTACGTGGAAAAGAAGCATTTGTGAACTATCCTCACTCCCCGGTTAAAGTTATGATTATTCCAACCAATGAAGAAGTAATGATTGCAAGAGATACAGTCGAAAAAGGACTATAG
- the ald gene encoding alanine dehydrogenase, with the protein MKIGVPTEIKNNENRVAMTPAGVMSLTEAGHQVFIQRGAGLGSGFTDEQYAQAGALLVDTAGEAWSQEMVMKVKEPLPEEYGYFYEGLILFTYLHLAAEPGLTKALIERKVVGIAYETVQLNNGSLPLLTPMSEVAGRMASQIGAQFLEKSHGGRGVLLGGIPGVRRGKVTVLGGGVVGTNAAKIAAGLGADVTIIDLNPERLRQLDDIFGREINTMMSNPLNIQEALEESDLVIGAVLIPGAKAPKIVTEQMVQNMPEGSVIVDVAIDQGGIFETTDRITTHDNPTYTKYGVLHYSVANMPGAVPRTSTIGLTNVTVPYALQLANKGYLKACLDNPALYKGINTLNGYVTYEAVAEAHGLSYSDAIELLNE; encoded by the coding sequence ATGAAAATTGGCGTACCAACAGAAATCAAAAATAATGAAAACCGCGTGGCGATGACGCCTGCTGGAGTTATGAGCTTAACAGAAGCCGGACATCAGGTCTTTATTCAAAGGGGCGCGGGTTTAGGGTCTGGGTTTACCGACGAACAATATGCGCAAGCTGGAGCTCTATTAGTGGATACTGCCGGAGAAGCATGGTCTCAGGAAATGGTTATGAAGGTTAAAGAGCCGCTGCCTGAGGAATACGGTTATTTTTATGAAGGACTTATATTATTTACTTATTTGCATTTAGCTGCTGAACCCGGCTTAACTAAAGCGCTGATTGAACGGAAAGTAGTCGGCATTGCTTATGAGACCGTTCAGTTAAATAACGGCTCCCTGCCTTTGCTTACTCCAATGAGTGAAGTGGCCGGACGAATGGCTTCTCAGATCGGAGCTCAATTTTTAGAAAAGTCCCACGGCGGAAGAGGCGTCCTGCTTGGAGGAATTCCGGGGGTAAGACGCGGGAAAGTAACCGTCCTTGGTGGAGGGGTAGTAGGAACGAACGCTGCTAAAATCGCTGCCGGTCTCGGTGCTGATGTAACGATCATTGATTTAAATCCTGAGCGTCTACGCCAGCTTGACGACATTTTCGGCAGAGAAATCAATACGATGATGTCTAATCCTTTAAATATTCAGGAAGCATTGGAAGAGTCTGATTTAGTTATCGGTGCCGTTCTCATTCCAGGAGCGAAAGCGCCAAAAATTGTGACAGAGCAAATGGTTCAGAATATGCCGGAAGGATCAGTTATCGTGGATGTAGCCATTGACCAGGGCGGTATTTTCGAAACAACAGACCGAATTACAACCCATGATAACCCGACATATACAAAATACGGGGTTCTGCATTATTCTGTAGCCAATATGCCGGGAGCTGTACCGAGAACATCGACAATCGGCCTTACGAACGTTACCGTACCTTATGCACTTCAGCTTGCTAATAAAGGGTATCTAAAAGCGTGCTTAGACAACCCTGCCCTTTATAAAGGCATCAATACGTTAAATGGCTATGTGACGTATGAAGCGGTCGCAGAAGCTCATGGATTATCGTATTCGGATGCTATCGAATTACTAAACGAATAA
- the thiI gene encoding tRNA uracil 4-sulfurtransferase ThiI codes for MQFDHILIRYGEMAIKGKNRKYFERKLQNQLIKKLSRFDHTRVKKTKDRMYVLLNGEDPHAVIDECKKIFGIHSLSFAVKTEKEEQKIKDAALFALQDDPTVKTFKVSSRRADKSFKIGSQDLNYKVGGHILANTDGITVDVHNPDIELKIEVRNDAAYITSKDYPGAGGLPVGTTGKSLLMLSGGIDSPVAGYLTMKRGVQIEAVHFHSPPYTSERAKQKVLDLAGELSKYGHKVIVHVVPFTEIQQKIHREMPEGYGMTIMRRMMMRISEQIARNREILSLTTGESLGQVASQTMESMNTINEVTNYPVIRPLVAMDKLDIIEIARQIDTYKISTLPYEDCCTIFVPKAPKTKPTRANASYYESSVSFEEDIAKAVELTEMVEVSDEQKDDDPFESLL; via the coding sequence ATGCAGTTTGATCATATATTAATCCGTTATGGTGAAATGGCCATTAAAGGGAAGAATCGTAAATACTTTGAAAGGAAACTGCAGAATCAGCTGATCAAAAAGTTAAGCAGGTTTGACCATACGCGGGTTAAGAAAACAAAAGACAGAATGTATGTATTGCTTAATGGAGAAGACCCGCATGCTGTAATAGACGAGTGTAAGAAAATATTCGGCATTCACTCATTAAGCTTTGCTGTAAAAACAGAAAAAGAAGAGCAAAAAATTAAAGATGCGGCGTTGTTTGCTCTTCAGGATGATCCAACCGTAAAAACCTTCAAAGTTTCTTCTAGGAGAGCTGATAAGAGCTTTAAAATAGGTTCACAGGATTTAAATTACAAAGTAGGCGGCCATATCCTCGCCAATACAGATGGAATTACGGTGGATGTCCATAATCCTGATATAGAGCTGAAGATAGAGGTTCGAAATGATGCTGCCTATATTACTTCAAAAGATTACCCTGGAGCTGGAGGTCTGCCTGTTGGAACAACCGGTAAATCGCTGCTTATGCTTTCAGGAGGAATTGACAGCCCGGTTGCCGGCTATTTAACGATGAAACGGGGAGTGCAAATCGAAGCGGTTCATTTTCACTCTCCCCCTTATACAAGTGAAAGAGCCAAACAGAAAGTTCTTGATTTAGCCGGCGAACTATCAAAGTACGGTCATAAGGTTATTGTACATGTAGTGCCTTTTACAGAAATCCAGCAGAAGATTCATAGAGAAATGCCAGAAGGGTACGGTATGACGATTATGCGCCGAATGATGATGAGAATAAGTGAACAGATTGCACGTAATCGTGAGATTTTGTCACTTACTACAGGAGAAAGCCTCGGTCAGGTGGCAAGCCAGACGATGGAAAGCATGAACACCATTAATGAAGTTACAAATTATCCTGTTATCCGTCCGTTAGTCGCCATGGACAAGCTGGATATTATTGAAATAGCAAGACAGATAGACACTTATAAGATTTCAACATTACCCTATGAGGACTGCTGCACTATATTTGTGCCGAAAGCTCCTAAGACGAAACCCACTAGAGCGAATGCCAGCTATTATGAATCCAGTGTTTCTTTTGAAGAAGACATTGCAAAAGCGGTCGAGCTTACAGAGATGGTGGAAGTCTCTGACGAGCAAAAAGACGATGATCCATTTGAAAGTTTGTTATAA
- a CDS encoding class I SAM-dependent methyltransferase, with translation MKQEHVEQLFKWLDETAETLERDLDLTYLEALTESIDTLSNGQPFDDIPENVQTYLLNQLTKVKADSFTKEELRKAVQLAILKGMKGATQHQHLITPDSVAMFMGYISSKLLEDESVFKIFDPAAGTGNLLTSVLNQLGDKETEAFASEVDQTLIQLAVANANLQKNKVEFFHQDSLRPFLMEPVDFVVSDLPVGYYPDDEQAAKYTLKAEHDHSYAHHLFIEQSLNYTKPGGYLMFIVPNFLFESDQSHALNTFLREEGHIVGMLQLSDSLFKNEKHGKSILILQKKGGGSKAPKQALLAKLPSFKNPQAMADILGQMNRWFDDYKTAK, from the coding sequence ATGAAACAAGAACATGTGGAACAATTGTTTAAGTGGCTGGATGAAACAGCAGAAACGTTAGAGAGGGACTTGGATCTTACGTATTTAGAAGCATTGACCGAATCGATAGACACGCTGTCAAACGGCCAGCCGTTTGATGATATTCCAGAAAACGTGCAGACATATCTATTAAATCAGCTGACAAAAGTAAAAGCTGACAGCTTTACTAAGGAAGAATTGAGAAAAGCGGTCCAGTTAGCAATTTTAAAAGGAATGAAAGGGGCTACCCAGCATCAGCACTTAATTACACCTGACTCTGTCGCGATGTTTATGGGGTATATCAGTTCCAAACTGTTAGAAGACGAGAGCGTCTTTAAGATCTTTGATCCAGCGGCGGGTACAGGCAATTTGCTGACCTCCGTATTAAACCAGCTTGGTGACAAAGAAACCGAAGCTTTTGCAAGTGAAGTCGACCAGACGCTGATTCAGCTGGCGGTTGCTAATGCTAACCTTCAGAAAAACAAAGTAGAATTCTTCCATCAGGACAGTCTCCGTCCGTTTTTAATGGAGCCGGTCGACTTTGTTGTTTCCGATCTTCCTGTTGGTTATTATCCTGATGATGAGCAGGCAGCGAAATACACGTTAAAAGCAGAGCATGATCATTCCTATGCCCACCACCTTTTTATTGAACAAAGCTTAAACTACACCAAACCGGGTGGGTATTTGATGTTTATAGTGCCTAATTTTCTTTTCGAAAGTGATCAATCCCATGCCCTAAATACTTTTCTTAGAGAGGAAGGGCATATCGTCGGAATGCTTCAGCTCTCGGATTCCTTGTTTAAAAATGAAAAACATGGGAAAAGTATCTTAATTCTCCAGAAAAAAGGCGGCGGCTCTAAAGCACCAAAGCAGGCTCTATTAGCGAAACTTCCTTCTTTTAAAAACCCGCAGGCAATGGCGGATATTCTCGGTCAGATGAACCGCTGGTTTGACGATTATAAAACGGCAAAATAG
- a CDS encoding SDR family oxidoreductase produces the protein MRHAIITAGTKGLGRKVTESFLNAGYSVTVTYLTDFSRAEKLVKEFADKKDRIQLVKVDVREKKDLSRLVEKAIERFGRVDFLINNAGPYIFERKKLMDYSSDEWNSMIRGNLDAAFHLLKLTIPYMRKQKFGRIINYGFQGADSASGWIYRSAFAAAKVGLVSLTKSIAFEEAEHGITSNMICPGNITGQMKEASIEEGRNLKDPDTPIGRPGTGEDIARTIAFLCEEDSDMITGTIYEVTGGLDVIHRHR, from the coding sequence TTGCGACACGCCATTATCACTGCAGGTACTAAAGGGTTAGGACGTAAAGTGACGGAAAGCTTCCTGAACGCGGGTTATTCAGTAACGGTTACATACTTAACCGATTTTTCCAGAGCGGAAAAATTGGTCAAAGAGTTTGCAGATAAAAAAGACAGGATTCAATTAGTCAAGGTAGATGTGAGAGAAAAGAAGGACCTCAGCCGCCTGGTAGAGAAAGCCATCGAACGATTTGGCCGCGTAGACTTTCTGATCAATAATGCCGGCCCGTACATTTTTGAAAGAAAAAAATTAATGGATTACTCTTCAGATGAATGGAATTCCATGATTCGTGGAAACCTAGATGCAGCTTTCCATCTTTTAAAGCTAACCATTCCATATATGCGCAAACAGAAGTTTGGGCGAATTATTAATTATGGGTTTCAAGGCGCCGACAGTGCTTCAGGGTGGATCTACCGTTCTGCGTTTGCCGCGGCAAAGGTGGGGTTGGTGTCATTGACAAAAAGTATTGCTTTTGAAGAGGCTGAGCATGGTATAACTTCAAATATGATCTGTCCGGGAAACATAACAGGACAGATGAAAGAGGCTTCGATTGAGGAAGGGAGAAATTTAAAGGATCCCGATACACCTATCGGCCGGCCGGGAACGGGAGAAGATATTGCCAGGACAATTGCATTTCTGTGCGAAGAGGATTCAGACATGATTACTGGGACAATCTATGAAGTAACAGGAGGATTAGACGTTATACACCGCCACCGTTAA
- a CDS encoding amidohydrolase: MKLWYGGKIYTMIEEGDWVEAVVTDNGRIAATGDTQDLYSAYKGQISEEHNLKGSVMYPGFTDSHLHIMGHGERLMRLDLMFMKSAEEVKQALSQYAEQVEPGSWIVGDGWNENQWEDKRIIHKDELDEISTEHPIMLTRVCRHALIANSKAIELAGITTKTPDPQGGLIVRDSNDQPTGYFHDKAQDLVKEAMPEVTPEYLHKAAELAVKDMHAYGLVGGHSEDLNYYGGFKKTLDAFLHTIDGKRVKFRAHLLVHHGVIEEVDKEGMGFKKGNEFVELGALKIFSDGALGGRTAWLKEEYSDDPGNCGVAIHTKEELTELVLKARKRNMPVAVHAIGDGAAEAVISVLSEHPLKTGERDRLIHAQILNPSLIQKLQKLSIVLDIQPTFVASDFPWVMDRLGHMRMKTAYSWKTLLDAGIICAGGSDAPIEEINPLLGIRAAVERRASYDHEVYQAEERLSIFEAISLYTKGSAHAVGREDSQGIIAPGFTADFTVLDRDLFSIKPHELAEATVVLTVVDEDIMYQRF, translated from the coding sequence ATGAAGCTATGGTATGGAGGCAAGATTTATACGATGATAGAGGAAGGTGACTGGGTGGAAGCGGTTGTTACCGACAATGGACGGATAGCAGCCACAGGGGATACCCAGGATCTTTACTCCGCTTATAAGGGACAGATTTCTGAAGAACACAATTTAAAAGGATCGGTCATGTACCCAGGGTTTACCGACAGCCATCTGCACATTATGGGGCATGGCGAAAGGCTGATGCGTCTGGATTTAATGTTTATGAAATCAGCTGAAGAAGTCAAGCAGGCGCTGAGCCAGTATGCGGAGCAGGTAGAGCCGGGAAGCTGGATTGTAGGCGATGGTTGGAATGAAAATCAATGGGAAGACAAACGGATTATACATAAAGATGAATTAGATGAAATCTCAACAGAGCACCCGATTATGCTTACCCGTGTCTGCCGGCATGCTTTAATTGCAAATTCAAAGGCGATCGAACTTGCGGGGATTACCACTAAAACTCCTGATCCTCAAGGCGGGCTGATTGTTCGAGATTCAAACGATCAACCGACCGGCTATTTTCATGACAAGGCACAGGATTTAGTGAAAGAGGCCATGCCTGAGGTTACACCTGAGTACTTACACAAAGCAGCCGAACTCGCAGTAAAGGATATGCATGCTTATGGTCTAGTAGGAGGCCATAGTGAAGACTTAAATTATTATGGCGGCTTTAAGAAAACACTTGATGCCTTCCTGCACACGATTGATGGTAAGCGCGTGAAATTCCGTGCCCACCTGCTCGTTCATCACGGTGTCATTGAAGAGGTTGATAAAGAAGGAATGGGCTTTAAAAAAGGAAATGAGTTCGTAGAATTGGGAGCCCTGAAAATTTTCTCAGACGGGGCTCTCGGCGGCAGAACGGCCTGGCTGAAAGAAGAATATTCCGACGATCCGGGGAACTGTGGAGTCGCCATTCATACAAAAGAAGAATTAACGGAGCTGGTCCTTAAAGCGAGAAAACGGAATATGCCGGTTGCCGTGCATGCCATCGGAGACGGTGCTGCAGAAGCCGTTATTTCTGTATTAAGCGAACATCCTCTTAAGACAGGAGAGCGTGACCGGCTCATTCATGCTCAAATTTTGAATCCATCCTTGATCCAAAAGCTTCAGAAGCTAAGCATTGTTTTAGACATCCAGCCGACGTTTGTAGCTTCTGATTTTCCCTGGGTTATGGATCGGCTTGGGCACATGAGAATGAAAACAGCCTACTCCTGGAAAACATTATTAGATGCTGGCATTATTTGCGCGGGAGGATCGGACGCGCCGATTGAAGAAATCAATCCGCTTCTCGGTATACGGGCAGCAGTTGAGAGACGTGCAAGCTATGATCATGAAGTCTATCAGGCGGAAGAAAGGCTGTCTATTTTTGAAGCCATTTCTTTATATACAAAAGGAAGTGCTCATGCTGTGGGGCGAGAAGATTCACAAGGCATAATTGCTCCAGGATTTACAGCGGACTTCACTGTATTAGACCGTGATCTATTTTCGATAAAACCTCATGAATTAGCAGAAGCGACCGTTGTGCTCACCGTCGTTGATGAAGATATTATGTACCAGAGGTTCTAA
- a CDS encoding NAD kinase, protein MSNQRRNLYFYYHPDKELDEKLEPLIKLAKENDFSIVEDSKDANIIISVGGDGTFLQAVRKTGFRQDCLYVGVRSEEEAGLYCDFNLDNYNEMVDSMMYDELEVRRFPIIEATVNNDSTFYCLNECSVRSTLIKSIVIDVFIDEIHFETFRGDGLIVATPTGSTGYNKSTKGAVVDPKIPCFQVSELASLNNNRYRTLDSSFILGSERTLKLEVIQDGNDFPLIGMDNEAHSIRNIRDVTVKLSDKIIKTVKLKHNSYWERVKRTFL, encoded by the coding sequence ATGTCCAATCAACGAAGAAATCTTTACTTTTACTATCATCCTGATAAAGAACTAGACGAGAAATTAGAACCGCTGATTAAATTAGCGAAAGAAAATGACTTTTCAATTGTTGAAGACTCTAAAGATGCTAATATTATTATTTCCGTCGGCGGGGATGGTACCTTTCTTCAAGCTGTCAGAAAAACTGGCTTCCGTCAGGACTGTTTGTATGTAGGTGTCCGCAGCGAGGAAGAAGCAGGCCTTTATTGTGATTTTAACCTCGATAATTATAACGAAATGGTAGATTCCATGATGTATGACGAGCTGGAAGTCCGCCGTTTTCCTATAATCGAAGCTACGGTAAATAACGACTCAACGTTTTACTGCCTGAATGAATGCAGTGTCCGCTCCACACTGATCAAATCCATAGTTATTGATGTCTTCATCGATGAGATTCATTTTGAAACCTTCCGCGGTGACGGTCTAATTGTAGCGACACCGACAGGAAGTACGGGCTACAACAAATCAACGAAAGGGGCAGTCGTCGACCCTAAAATTCCGTGTTTCCAAGTGAGCGAGCTAGCTTCTCTTAATAACAACCGCTACCGTACACTCGATTCCTCGTTTATTCTTGGCTCTGAACGTACCTTGAAGCTGGAAGTCATTCAAGATGGTAATGACTTTCCATTAATCGGCATGGATAACGAAGCCCATTCGATTCGCAACATCCGTGACGTTACGGTCAAGCTTAGCGACAAAATTATTAAGACAGTTAAACTTAAACACAACTCCTACTGGGAAAGAGTTAAACGTACATTCTTATAA
- a CDS encoding EcsC family protein, whose protein sequence is MSKQRVAENIELWQKRQANYEANDFEMVYSNWINQSLAQMSPSLSSKFFSKLDDWLFHTHAFLQGSSFQEDARARILSVGRVFSGDIKEIWEMKQLTIDQLTYIADQQTAKSRLYAFAQGGVTGTGGWLLLSIDFPLMVAMNLRTVQLIGLTFGHEMNHPYEMMLSLKVFHAATLPKRLQAKAWEELVEEIKNEGNPYVYMGDDRLTDQTWLEQPLKQVFKSVFIMMFRKKLFQGIPLISVAIGAQANYSLTKQVAEFATKFYQYRYLWEEEGN, encoded by the coding sequence TTGTCAAAACAAAGAGTGGCTGAGAATATAGAGTTGTGGCAGAAGCGGCAGGCTAATTATGAAGCGAATGATTTCGAAATGGTGTATTCCAACTGGATCAATCAGTCTTTAGCGCAAATGAGTCCGTCTTTATCCAGCAAATTTTTCTCTAAGCTCGATGACTGGTTATTCCATACCCATGCTTTTCTGCAGGGTTCCAGCTTCCAGGAAGATGCCAGAGCAAGGATCCTTTCTGTAGGACGTGTATTTTCTGGGGATATTAAAGAAATCTGGGAGATGAAGCAGTTAACAATTGACCAGCTTACTTACATTGCAGATCAACAGACTGCGAAAAGCCGGCTTTATGCCTTTGCTCAAGGAGGCGTGACAGGGACAGGGGGATGGCTGCTGTTAAGCATTGATTTTCCACTTATGGTCGCTATGAACTTAAGGACCGTTCAGCTGATCGGTCTTACTTTTGGGCATGAAATGAACCATCCATACGAGATGATGCTTTCTTTAAAAGTTTTCCATGCAGCAACACTGCCTAAAAGGCTTCAAGCCAAGGCGTGGGAAGAACTGGTGGAAGAGATAAAAAACGAGGGAAATCCATATGTATATATGGGAGATGACCGGTTAACAGATCAGACCTGGTTAGAACAGCCGCTTAAACAGGTTTTTAAATCAGTGTTTATTATGATGTTTAGGAAAAAACTTTTCCAGGGTATTCCTTTAATCAGTGTTGCAATTGGTGCTCAGGCTAATTACAGCTTAACGAAACAAGTCGCTGAGTTCGCAACGAAATTTTATCAGTATCGATATTTGTGGGAGGAGGAAGGAAATTGA